The Plasmodium knowlesi strain H genome assembly, chromosome: 14 region TTGTAAAtggtaaataaaatattttatatttatatgaacGTGGTGAAGCTATTTTCTGAAAACAAATCATACTTGATAATGAGATACAACCTTGAATGTTTAATCTTCCTTTCCCATTATTTTGTGTCTTCTCTAACACTTGCAATGTTCTTAAAGCAATATTTCCTCCCATTGATTGACCAAGTATGTATATTGGAAGGGAagaacatttattattcgtATGTTCTTTACTAGAGCAGGGTTTATCATTACTTTGAGGATTATTAGTACCCTTGGAagctttctcccttttgcgTTTATTATTACTCCGCACATTCCTTTTACATTTATCATTATTACTTCCATTGTCATAATTACACAAAGTAGTACACTCCTTAGCCTTATCACAAATTGCCTTCgaattcttttcattctcctCTAAACATAAATCATCATTAATTATATTAAGGTATTGTATTACGTCATGCACCAAATCATCAAATTTGTTAATATTCAGACTTAGATCTCCCCACCCGTCAGATAGTCCATGACCTTCTAAATCTAATGCATACACTGaatatccatttttattaaaatgttCTATCCAGCTATCTTTATAAACATAATAATTATTTGCGTCTTTTAATATAACTTTATCGTTATCTACTATTTCAACATTCTGTCGTAAAAAGGTCAATCTTGCATGTGAATTTAGACCATGAATTAGTAGTATAATACCTATCGCGTTTTTTACTAACCACCCATAGCTTGACATTAATAAGCCATCCTTATTAAAGAAAGCACCAAGTTTGGGATTGCCGTCTACTTTAGtagttgttggggtgttgttATCTTCTTCACGGGAAATACATTCATCCATTCTATTTATTaaaatactaaaaaaaaaaaaaaaaaaaaactatttcaCAACatcgaaaatgaagaggggCCCATATCTATATACTTAAttacgctttttttttttttttttttttcttttttcccccttatgAATAACTTGCAATTATTCAGAACAAACAGATCCTTTAATACTTGCCCCTTTCTActatacatgtataataaaatatgaacaaaaaatccttaagaaaaaaagtaaaatcaTACTTAAACAAAAATAGTAATATAacttaacataaaaaatgtaaatccATTTTAAatcattcaaaaaaaaaaaaaaaattttttaatttaaaacaaGGTTGCTTAATAAGAACAAATTTGAATAAACAGAAAATAATACATGTAACAAGTTAAAATTGATAAATGGCCCCATATatcagaacaaataaaaaaacctaaaataaatgaaaaagcaggaacatatatattattataataattgcgcgtttaaaaaaaaaaaaaagaaaaaaaaaaaaaaaaaaagattacaGATCATAGACGTGCGGTAACTtagttatatataaaaaaatgatcagaAGTAGCCGaatacaaaagaaaaagatattTCTAAAATGAATCCATTGACtaacaaattttattttattttatttttcgcagAATGAATTTACTTTTTTGGTACATAAGTAAAATactcttttattttgtttttaatttatacttttttatattatacttCTATTCTAATTATCTGAATTTCCTTTTGtaataaataatttgtgAGAAAATTGTCGAAAGGAGAATAAGAATACCTATTCATTTGAACCAGAAATATAAAGATTTAAAGAACCGTATATTAcaattataaatttttttttttttttcctttttcttggaatatttcattttttgttctatagtaatgtaacatatatataaaacatTTCTTCCTCATATTTATACCATTTATAATGATAAACAATTTTTCAACTAAATCACAACCCGCAGACACTCCAACCCCCAATATGTGATAGACTATACTtacataataatttttcttaaatattaaaaaaatttataccTTTTAGCATgctttgtatatatgtaattattCCTATTCTCATATCTTGTATTAAGCCCCCCATTTGATATATAGGTAAAGTATCAATAATTATacaaaattatcattttaaatataaagaaaaaatgacatcCTAAAAGCttaacatatacatatgtaattATAAAATGAGTGAATAACTTAATTCGATTTTTGGAGGAGTTACAtgttatttaaaatgaaagTTTTTATATGTAATATGAATATATCACCGAATGTATGTGTCCTGTAACatgcatttatttattctatGTTTCAAAAGTAATTTATGAGGAAAAGCAtaattctgttttttctcttttattcttatttccATAATCTTTGTACAAATACTTAAGGcatgtatttatatttttattctcattATAGGTTTTTATAGTAGAACAAGGTACCATTCTTATTAGACGACCATATATTGTAATTTCACTGTAAAGTTCTCAATTCTTCTGAATAGCATAATATTGTCCTGTGGTGTTATTAATTTGACAGAAGTTTAGCacacattttcaattttctctccatttAATTAAGATCTCCCatttgttattattattattatttattattttcccttttcaatCGTATTCATAAACATAAGAAATATTTGCAATGGAAGAATCTTTTGGAAGTTCTGCACTTAATTTTTTGGGAAGTTTAATTCCAAAGCGTGGTACTTGTGGCTGTACCGCATTTTCAAGAGCTAATACAGCATCCCTCACCTTAACCATATTTTTGGCTTTATTTTCAATGCTCTTGGcgaattattattttgaaaatttccatttggtaatataaaaattatgcacaaattatgcataaatataaatatgcataaaCCACATGTACTCTTGCTCACGATGTACTAGTTTATTAgcaaggaatatatatatgtacacatgcaaACCATCCTTGTTAATCctattttctttcatttttaatcgTTTTAGATAGCAGAAGATATATTTGAAGACGAAGAATTGGAAACAGGAAAAactgatgaaaaaatggaaaaaataaaggcaaTGAACGAAGCAGAAATGACGCACCAAGTATGGATGTGAAATAAAATGGCCTTGGAATGCTATTCCTCGAATCCGTTGAAAATCAAAAGGATATAA contains the following coding sequences:
- a CDS encoding lysophospholipase, putative codes for the protein MDECISREEDNNTPTTTKVDGNPKLGAFFNKDGLLMSSYGWLVKNAIGIILLIHGLNSHARLTFLRQNVEIVDNDKVILKDANNYYVYKDSWIEHFNKNGYSVYALDLEGHGLSDGWGDLSLNINKFDDLVHDVIQYLNIINDDLCLEENEKNSKAICDKAKECTTLCNYDNGSNNDKCKRNVRSNNKRKREKASKGTNNPQSNDKPCSSKEHTNNKCSSLPIYILGQSMGGNIALRTLQVLEKTQNNGKGRLNIQGCISLSSMICFQKIASPRSYKYKIFYLPFTRLIGSLFPTLRLATKIGFQKYPYLNQLSNFDNITSKIGLTLKYWCELVKATSNLEKDMRYMPKDIPILFIHSKEDIFCLYRGVVSFFNRLDNDNKELISLDNMEHGLTTEPGNEIVLEKIVNWIKKLKTKKQMTKSLKNK